The following proteins come from a genomic window of Corynebacterium falsenii:
- the recR gene encoding recombination mediator RecR: MFEGPLQDVIDEFSRLPGIGPKSAQRIALHLLEQEPEDVERLQSAIGRLQQGVALCRICHNISQEDVCRICADSSRDKSVICVVEESKDIQVIERTAEYRGRYHVLGGALDPLNGVGPKELNVTPLVQRIGGVLPDVASSQLDATTGEPVFEPAPEVEEVIIATDPNTEGEATASYLGRLLRDFPGLKVTRLASGIPMGGDLEFVDELTLSRAFAGRTVLGV; encoded by the coding sequence TTGTTCGAAGGACCATTACAAGACGTCATCGACGAGTTCTCTCGCCTGCCCGGCATCGGGCCGAAGAGCGCGCAGCGCATCGCGTTGCACCTGCTCGAGCAGGAACCCGAGGACGTGGAGCGCCTGCAGTCCGCCATCGGGCGCCTGCAGCAGGGCGTTGCGCTCTGCCGCATCTGCCACAACATCTCGCAGGAAGATGTGTGCCGCATCTGCGCGGATTCCTCGCGCGATAAGTCGGTGATTTGCGTGGTGGAGGAGTCGAAGGACATCCAGGTCATCGAGCGCACTGCCGAGTACCGTGGCCGCTACCATGTGCTCGGCGGTGCGTTGGATCCGCTCAACGGGGTCGGGCCGAAGGAGCTGAATGTCACGCCGTTGGTGCAGCGTATCGGTGGTGTGCTGCCCGATGTTGCTTCTTCTCAACTCGACGCCACCACCGGCGAACCCGTCTTCGAACCCGCGCCGGAGGTCGAAGAGGTCATCATCGCCACGGATCCGAACACGGAGGGCGAGGCCACGGCTAGTTACCTTGGCCGGCTGCTGCGCGATTTCCCTGGGTTGAAGGTGACGCGCCTTGCTTCGGGTATCCCGATGGGAGGGGACCTGGAGTTCGTGGATGAGCTGACGTTGTCCCGCGCCTTCGCCGGCCGCACTGTGCTGGGGGTGTAG
- a CDS encoding excisionase family DNA-binding protein, with protein MSKEHRRQQPPQRLITQGDAADMLGVSVDTIRRRIADGSIRGFRVGRAVRVCEADVWALARPIPVTD; from the coding sequence ATGTCTAAAGAGCACCGCCGCCAACAGCCGCCGCAGAGGCTTATCACCCAGGGCGACGCCGCCGACATGCTCGGAGTGTCCGTCGACACCATCCGCCGCCGTATAGCTGACGGCTCGATCCGGGGGTTCCGCGTAGGCCGCGCCGTCCGCGTGTGCGAGGCGGACGTGTGGGCACTGGCCCGCCCCATCCCCGTCACTGACTAG
- a CDS encoding DNA polymerase III subunit gamma and tau, producing the protein MALYRKYRPATFAEVVGQSHVTEPLSVALDSGRINHAYLFSGPRGCGKTSSARILARSLNCVEGPTSTPCGKCDSCVSLAPGGPGNLDVTELDAATHNGVDDMRELRERAFYAPAESRYRVFIIDEAHMISTAGFNALLKIVEEPPEHLIFIFATTEPEKLLQTIRSRTHNYPFRLLTPPDMRNLLTSVVQGEGVEVEDAVYPLVIRAGGGSPRDSLSIMDQLLAGAGSEGVTYNRALALLGVTDITLIDNAVVALANQDQAGLFGVVDEVIEAGYDPRRFAEDLLDRFRDLLVLQAVPDAIDRGLVNAPADAKQSLEEQSRMLGQATLTRCAALVNEGLAQMRGATAPRLLLEILCARMALPAAGLTVEALAQRVEALEQGRGGSPAALGASAAAGQAPNLSSGKKYERPSRRRQPDAAQPQSAEGNAGGAAPQETREGQEAPAAQPAQPAQSAQSLPAQQATESRETQPAQTAPEQQPEPAQTAAPEQQEAPAQRAPEQQQGSEQVEHDEVEPPEVAEARKAREIMDRNRQSSAPTSAPVSTPTAAAPSAASQETTQPDPAADADKAITADQWTDVLNAVKDADLSAWIALRDATLIPEQPTPGEIHVTHHTGALANFVNNDRNRQVYSTAIESITGTPATVVANGAHREPPGKAPRPEPEPSEPRPQRSSHNPIPAETDTDVTTIRTAATSALERAKAMEAALRDAAIAAGGGQGDAGGVEKNDTPPSNADVRKSRHRERAERARAKRQYNQENGFGGVPLPDEPPEDPWDAAPPEDFMPEAYPQHGQANAGGPAGNDNAQARAQAPAQVRQRPAQQTHQAQQSNQPPRDTGDEQRRRLEDEMVESLRNGPGEKEHRSPLEIAGDLIEQHLGAKRVR; encoded by the coding sequence GTGGCTCTTTACCGGAAATATCGCCCAGCGACGTTCGCCGAGGTCGTGGGGCAATCGCATGTGACCGAACCGCTCTCCGTTGCGCTGGATAGCGGGCGGATCAACCATGCCTACCTTTTTTCCGGCCCCCGCGGTTGCGGCAAAACCTCCTCGGCGCGCATCCTCGCACGGTCGCTGAACTGCGTAGAAGGCCCCACGTCCACCCCATGCGGGAAGTGCGATTCCTGCGTATCGCTGGCGCCCGGTGGGCCCGGCAACTTGGATGTCACGGAGCTCGACGCCGCCACCCACAACGGCGTGGACGACATGCGCGAGCTGCGCGAACGCGCTTTCTATGCCCCGGCGGAATCCCGCTACCGCGTGTTCATCATCGACGAGGCGCACATGATCTCCACCGCGGGCTTCAACGCTTTGCTGAAGATCGTGGAGGAACCGCCGGAGCACCTCATCTTCATCTTCGCCACCACCGAGCCGGAGAAGCTGCTGCAGACCATCCGCTCGCGCACGCACAACTACCCCTTCCGCCTGCTCACGCCGCCGGACATGCGCAACCTGTTGACCTCCGTGGTCCAGGGCGAGGGCGTGGAGGTTGAAGATGCCGTGTATCCACTGGTCATCCGCGCCGGCGGTGGCTCGCCCCGCGATTCGCTGTCCATCATGGACCAGCTGCTGGCAGGTGCGGGCTCGGAGGGAGTCACGTATAACCGCGCCCTGGCGCTGCTGGGCGTCACAGACATCACGCTGATCGATAACGCTGTGGTGGCGCTGGCGAACCAGGACCAGGCCGGGTTGTTCGGCGTGGTCGACGAGGTCATCGAGGCCGGTTACGACCCCCGCCGCTTCGCCGAGGATCTACTCGATCGTTTCCGTGATCTGCTGGTATTGCAGGCCGTGCCGGATGCCATCGATCGCGGCCTCGTCAACGCCCCCGCGGATGCGAAGCAGTCGCTGGAGGAGCAGTCGCGGATGCTCGGCCAGGCCACACTGACTCGCTGCGCTGCGCTGGTCAACGAGGGGCTGGCACAGATGCGCGGTGCGACGGCACCCCGGTTGTTGCTGGAGATTCTGTGCGCTCGGATGGCGCTTCCCGCTGCCGGTTTGACGGTGGAGGCGTTGGCCCAGCGCGTGGAGGCCTTGGAGCAGGGCCGTGGTGGGTCGCCGGCCGCGTTGGGCGCGTCCGCTGCTGCTGGTCAGGCGCCGAACTTGTCGTCTGGCAAGAAGTACGAACGCCCTTCTCGCCGACGCCAACCCGATGCCGCCCAACCCCAGTCCGCTGAGGGCAACGCCGGTGGCGCTGCCCCTCAGGAGACGCGGGAGGGGCAGGAGGCTCCGGCGGCTCAGCCAGCACAACCAGCACAGTCTGCTCAGTCTCTGCCCGCGCAGCAGGCAACGGAATCGCGAGAAACCCAGCCCGCGCAGACTGCGCCCGAGCAGCAGCCCGAACCGGCGCAGACCGCCGCGCCGGAGCAGCAGGAAGCACCGGCGCAGCGCGCGCCGGAGCAACAGCAGGGCTCCGAGCAGGTGGAACACGACGAGGTGGAACCCCCGGAGGTCGCGGAGGCCCGCAAGGCCCGGGAGATCATGGACCGGAACCGCCAGTCCAGCGCGCCCACGAGTGCGCCCGTCAGCACTCCCACAGCCGCCGCCCCCAGCGCTGCATCGCAGGAGACCACCCAGCCGGACCCCGCCGCCGACGCGGACAAGGCCATCACTGCCGACCAGTGGACAGACGTGCTCAACGCCGTCAAGGACGCCGACCTCAGCGCCTGGATCGCACTGCGCGATGCCACACTGATTCCCGAGCAACCCACTCCCGGCGAAATCCACGTCACGCACCACACCGGGGCGCTGGCGAACTTTGTCAACAATGACCGCAACCGGCAGGTCTACAGCACGGCCATCGAGTCCATCACCGGCACACCGGCCACCGTGGTCGCCAACGGCGCTCACCGGGAGCCGCCGGGAAAAGCCCCACGGCCTGAGCCTGAACCGTCAGAGCCTAGGCCGCAGCGATCATCACACAACCCGATCCCCGCCGAGACAGACACGGATGTGACGACGATCCGCACCGCGGCCACCAGCGCCCTCGAAAGGGCAAAGGCAATGGAAGCCGCCCTGCGGGACGCCGCGATAGCTGCGGGTGGAGGCCAGGGTGACGCTGGTGGCGTCGAGAAAAACGACACACCACCGAGCAATGCCGACGTGCGCAAGAGCAGGCACCGCGAACGCGCGGAACGGGCGCGCGCGAAGCGGCAATACAACCAAGAGAACGGCTTCGGCGGGGTGCCGCTGCCGGACGAACCTCCGGAGGATCCGTGGGACGCGGCCCCGCCGGAGGACTTCATGCCGGAGGCATATCCCCAGCACGGGCAGGCTAATGCCGGCGGTCCGGCGGGAAATGACAACGCACAGGCCCGGGCGCAGGCACCGGCGCAGGTGCGACAGCGGCCAGCGCAGCAGACGCACCAGGCGCAGCAGTCGAACCAACCTCCCCGCGACACCGGCGACGAGCAGCGGCGCAGGCTCGAAGACGAGATGGTCGAGTCGCTGCGCAACGGCCCGGGTGAAAAGGAGCATCGCTCGCCGCTGGAGATCGCAGGCGACCTCATCGAGCAACACCTCGGCGCCAAGCGCGTGCGCTGA
- a CDS encoding YbaB/EbfC family nucleoid-associated protein, with translation MSQPDMNQLMQQAQQMQAQLQEAQKEIVESTVTGDAGNGRVTITIAGSGEVKSLEIDPEVVDPEDVETLQDLVLGAFQDANNKLQQLAQEKMGPLSGGIPGLGL, from the coding sequence ATGTCTCAGCCAGATATGAACCAACTCATGCAGCAGGCGCAGCAGATGCAGGCTCAGCTGCAGGAAGCGCAGAAGGAGATCGTGGAGTCGACAGTCACCGGCGATGCTGGCAACGGCCGCGTCACCATCACGATCGCCGGTTCTGGCGAGGTGAAGTCTCTCGAGATCGACCCGGAGGTCGTGGATCCCGAGGACGTCGAAACCCTGCAGGACCTGGTCCTCGGCGCATTCCAGGACGCCAACAACAAGCTTCAGCAGCTCGCCCAGGAGAAGATGGGCCCGCTGTCCGGCGGCATCCCGGGGCTGGGCCTGTAG
- a CDS encoding DoxX family protein → MKNSIRTALQRTTSGDAAKSSAGMVWRSVLWAGVFGAAGTLHFVHPKNFDQIVPEGIPGTARQWTYASGVVELGLAASIGVATAVPTLRPYLSSAVAPAAAGFLAAVWPANMKMAWDWRDKDAAKKAIAFARVPLQIPMIASARKLGS, encoded by the coding sequence ATGAAGAATTCGATAAGGACGGCCCTGCAGCGCACGACAAGCGGCGATGCAGCTAAGAGCAGCGCTGGGATGGTGTGGCGCTCTGTGCTCTGGGCGGGAGTGTTCGGCGCGGCAGGAACGCTTCACTTCGTGCATCCGAAGAACTTTGATCAGATTGTGCCCGAAGGCATCCCCGGCACGGCGAGGCAGTGGACCTACGCGAGTGGTGTGGTGGAGCTGGGGCTGGCGGCGTCGATTGGAGTGGCGACTGCCGTTCCGACGCTGCGACCGTACCTGAGCAGCGCAGTGGCGCCGGCTGCTGCTGGCTTCCTCGCGGCGGTGTGGCCTGCAAATATGAAGATGGCGTGGGACTGGCGGGATAAGGACGCGGCCAAGAAGGCGATCGCCTTCGCGCGCGTGCCGCTGCAGATTCCCATGATTGCGTCCGCGCGCAAGCTAGGGAGCTAA
- a CDS encoding helix-turn-helix domain-containing protein, with the protein MNAPRPLDEWEREYIVKRHAEGASCRIIARELSRGHATVSRTLQAAGATTDTAQTAAATETRLQRINAEKIDRTEALLAHADEVLRSAWDDVREMMNTTAGPMWVEREPSAREVKTAFDAAAKLIDAADKTVAGINLHGGSNKSMVEELRQGIRAIAAQVKGEQRLGDDD; encoded by the coding sequence ATGAACGCCCCCCGCCCGCTGGACGAGTGGGAACGCGAGTACATCGTCAAGCGCCACGCAGAAGGCGCATCGTGCCGGATCATCGCCCGAGAACTAAGCCGGGGGCACGCCACGGTGTCCCGTACGCTGCAAGCCGCCGGTGCGACAACGGACACCGCACAAACCGCCGCCGCCACAGAGACCCGGCTACAGCGGATCAACGCCGAGAAGATCGACCGGACAGAAGCGCTACTCGCCCATGCGGATGAAGTGCTGCGGTCCGCGTGGGATGACGTGCGCGAGATGATGAACACGACCGCCGGGCCGATGTGGGTGGAACGCGAGCCCAGCGCACGCGAGGTCAAGACCGCGTTCGACGCCGCCGCCAAGCTGATCGACGCCGCCGACAAGACGGTCGCCGGGATCAACCTCCACGGAGGGAGCAACAAGTCGATGGTGGAAGAGCTGCGGCAAGGCATCCGGGCCATCGCCGCACAAGTTAAGGGCGAGCAGCGCCTCGGGGACGACGACTAG
- a CDS encoding IS5 family transposase — MGRSRGGLSTKIHQLVDGHGLPLVILCGPGQGGDSPMLAPLLDALSVARKGPGRPRTRPDMLRGDKAYSSRATRQTLRRRGIKAVIPEPSDQQQHRRNRGSRGGRPVGLDMEAYRGRNVIERGYSDVKQWRGLATRYDKLGLTYRAGAVLRAIIQWLNHLV, encoded by the coding sequence CTGGGCCGTTCCCGCGGCGGGCTCTCGACGAAGATCCATCAGCTCGTCGATGGACACGGCCTACCGCTGGTAATCCTCTGCGGACCCGGTCAGGGAGGGGACTCACCGATGCTCGCCCCACTGCTCGACGCCCTCTCCGTCGCCCGCAAGGGACCAGGTAGACCGCGCACCAGACCGGACATGTTGCGCGGCGACAAGGCCTACTCCTCCCGCGCCACCCGCCAGACTCTGCGCCGTCGCGGGATCAAGGCCGTGATCCCCGAACCCAGCGACCAGCAGCAACACCGTCGCAACCGCGGTTCACGCGGCGGACGCCCCGTGGGTCTCGACATGGAGGCCTACCGCGGCCGCAACGTCATCGAGCGCGGCTACAGCGACGTGAAGCAATGGCGCGGCCTGGCCACCCGCTACGACAAACTCGGCCTGACCTACCGCGCCGGAGCCGTCCTCCGCGCGATCATCCAATGGCTCAACCACCTCGTTTGA
- a CDS encoding IS5 family transposase, whose protein sequence is MLSDTQWETIQPLLPARRPWSGRPRRDHRQVVEGIIYRYRCGIAWRDLPADFGPWQTVWKRHRAWAVDGTWDQVLDALLVRADADGDLDWSVAVDSTICRAHQHGTTLERTTGGAVESQESPRRAS, encoded by the coding sequence GTGTTGTCCGATACCCAATGGGAGACGATCCAGCCCTTGCTCCCCGCTCGGCGCCCCTGGTCAGGGAGGCCGAGACGGGATCATAGACAGGTGGTCGAGGGGATCATCTACCGCTACCGGTGCGGGATCGCCTGGCGCGATCTCCCCGCCGACTTCGGGCCCTGGCAGACAGTCTGGAAGCGCCACCGCGCCTGGGCAGTTGATGGCACCTGGGACCAGGTCCTCGACGCGCTCCTGGTCCGTGCCGACGCGGACGGTGACCTGGACTGGTCGGTCGCGGTCGACTCCACGATCTGCCGCGCTCACCAGCACGGCACCACCCTCGAGCGCACCACAGGGGGCGCAGTGGAATCACAAGAATCTCCGCGTCGAGCCAGCTGA
- a CDS encoding ArsR/SmtB family transcription factor: protein MDAARLAQMLSALGSEPRLRIIASLETESTHVSELARRLGMSRPLLYQHLNRLEAARLIESGLEQLGESRVRKHYWVAPFRLEITPDHIVHLINQEQERESS from the coding sequence ATGGACGCAGCACGGCTCGCTCAGATGCTCAGTGCTCTCGGAAGTGAGCCTCGGTTGCGAATTATCGCCTCCCTAGAGACGGAGTCGACCCATGTTAGTGAGCTGGCCCGCCGACTCGGGATGTCTCGGCCACTGCTCTACCAGCACCTCAACCGCTTGGAAGCTGCTCGACTCATCGAGAGTGGCCTGGAACAGCTCGGAGAGAGCCGAGTGAGGAAGCACTACTGGGTCGCTCCGTTTCGGCTTGAAATAACTCCAGACCACATTGTGCACCTGATTAATCAAGAACAGGAAAGGGAATCTTCGTGA
- a CDS encoding aminotransferase class I/II-fold pyridoxal phosphate-dependent enzyme, whose protein sequence is MKLENINRDQLLAVQDEVKAAYQELKDRNLNLDLTRGKPSTEQLDFSTDLLSLPGESYRTPAGTDTRNYGGLTGITELRELWADVLGIPADNVFAGDASSLNIMFDLISWSYTFGNNDSPKPWAVEDDLKWICPVPGYDRHHSITELFGFEMVTVPLTDEGPDMDKVRELVKDPAVKGMWTVPMFSNPTGVTYSEKIARELAEMETAAPDFRIVWDNAYAVHTLTNEFPDVINILDVAEKAGNPNRFWFMSSTSKITLAGAGVAFFASSKENLDWYSSIAGVRGIGPNKINQLAHLQFLESPEGVRALMRKHAGVLGPKFTRVVEVLERRLGDMHVAEWTVPEGGYFISVNVVDGTASRVVELAKEAGVSLTAAGATYPLKKDPNDRNLRLAPSMPTMDDLEVAMDGFATCVLLAAIEAVNEGGAVDADGQAGAPHTAEDGAEGGIAH, encoded by the coding sequence ATGAAACTAGAGAACATCAACCGCGACCAACTCCTTGCCGTGCAAGATGAGGTCAAGGCGGCTTATCAGGAGCTCAAGGACCGCAATCTGAACTTGGACCTGACCCGCGGCAAGCCTTCGACGGAGCAACTGGATTTCTCCACCGACCTGCTGAGCCTGCCCGGCGAGAGCTACCGCACCCCCGCGGGCACCGATACCCGTAACTACGGCGGCCTCACCGGCATCACCGAGCTGCGCGAGCTGTGGGCAGACGTGCTCGGCATTCCGGCGGACAACGTCTTCGCTGGCGATGCCTCCAGCCTGAACATCATGTTTGACCTCATTAGCTGGTCTTACACGTTCGGCAACAACGACTCCCCGAAGCCTTGGGCGGTCGAGGACGATCTGAAGTGGATCTGCCCCGTGCCCGGCTACGACCGGCACCATTCCATCACGGAGCTGTTCGGCTTCGAGATGGTCACCGTGCCCCTGACGGACGAGGGCCCGGACATGGATAAGGTCCGCGAGCTCGTCAAGGACCCGGCGGTCAAGGGCATGTGGACCGTGCCGATGTTCTCCAACCCCACGGGCGTGACGTACAGCGAGAAGATCGCCCGCGAGCTGGCGGAAATGGAAACCGCCGCACCGGATTTCCGCATCGTGTGGGATAACGCCTACGCCGTGCACACCCTCACCAACGAATTCCCGGACGTCATCAACATCCTCGACGTCGCCGAGAAGGCCGGGAACCCGAACCGCTTCTGGTTCATGTCCTCGACCTCGAAGATCACCCTGGCCGGAGCGGGCGTGGCGTTCTTCGCATCGTCGAAGGAGAACCTCGATTGGTACAGCTCCATCGCAGGCGTGCGTGGCATCGGCCCGAACAAGATCAACCAGCTCGCTCACCTGCAGTTCCTCGAGAGCCCGGAGGGCGTGCGTGCCTTGATGCGCAAGCACGCCGGCGTGCTGGGGCCGAAGTTCACCCGCGTGGTTGAGGTGCTGGAGCGCCGCCTGGGCGACATGCATGTGGCCGAATGGACCGTCCCGGAGGGTGGCTACTTCATCTCCGTCAACGTGGTTGACGGCACGGCCTCCCGCGTGGTCGAACTGGCCAAGGAGGCAGGCGTGAGCCTCACTGCCGCCGGCGCCACCTACCCGCTGAAGAAGGACCCGAACGATCGTAACCTGCGCCTGGCTCCGTCCATGCCGACCATGGATGACCTCGAGGTCGCCATGGATGGGTTCGCCACCTGCGTGCTGCTCGCCGCCATCGAGGCTGTCAACGAGGGCGGCGCTGTGGATGCGGACGGCCAGGCGGGTGCGCCGCACACCGCCGAGGACGGTGCCGAAGGCGGGATCGCTCATTAA
- a CDS encoding helix-turn-helix domain-containing protein: MTAQETATILRTTTAALAAHRHRGTGPDFVRAGRRILYRRGAVESWLRDVKGIA; the protein is encoded by the coding sequence ATGACCGCGCAGGAAACCGCAACGATCCTGCGCACTACGACCGCAGCACTCGCCGCGCATCGCCACCGGGGCACTGGCCCCGATTTTGTCCGCGCTGGCCGTCGAATCCTGTACCGCCGTGGGGCCGTTGAATCGTGGCTGCGCGACGTTAAGGGCATCGCATGA